The nucleotide sequence ATTCTATAATTCCGCTATTATTTATGCTGCTCCCCATCCATTCGCGTGCACCGGGTAAGTCTGTTACAACTACTTTTAAACCACAAGCCATAGCCTCTATTAATACTAGTGACAGCCCTTCATAAAAAGACGGCAGTACTAATATGTCACAACTTCTAAAAAGATGCCCTAATTCCTTTTGGTGAATTGCCCCCAAAACATGAATATTAAAACTATAGGTGTGATCCCTACAAATTTTCAGTATCTCTTTTGCTTCATCTCCCACTCCTGAGCCTACAAGATAAAGTTCTATATCCTTATGGTAATTCTCTAATAACTTTATGGCATTAATTAAATTAGGAACCCCTTTAGAATAGCTTAACTTCCCTGCATAAACTATTTTTATATTAGTACTTAAATCCTTATTTTCCTCCATGTAGAATATATCTGGATTAAAACCAGGTCCAGCGACTCTTACTTTCTTTTCATTTATCCCATATTGGTTAATTAGCAAATTTTTTTCATGTCTTTGAGAAGCGATTACTACATCTAGGTTTTTACAATTATATATTACATATTTGACTACATTCTTTGAAAACTGGCTATCCATTTTTCTAAAAGTCTCTAATTGCCTTAAATCAGTTCCATGGCAAAAGGCTATTATATTTCTATTTGGATACATTTCCTTGACCAAAGCGGTTATTATCCATGTATGATGGCATATAATTATATCAGGTTTAAACTCTTTAACAGCTTTATCTATAATTAAAGAAAATTCACTTTTCCACTTTTCTAATATATCTTCAGATAAATCCCTATATCTAGTGCTTTCATAAGGCATTACATCACTCATTCCTACAACGGGAAAAGGTAACTCTTTTGTTTCAAACATAACAGGATAGAATGTAATATCTTTCTTTACATCAAAATAGACATCTTCATCTTTTACAGATATCCCTGCAACCACAGCTTGCTCATAGCCCTTTTTATCCGCTTCCTTAACAAGTGCTTGTAAGTATATTCCGCTTCCTGTTTTATCAGGTTTTTGTGCAATTATGTTTAATATTTTTTTCATATATTTACTCCTATTAATCTTAGCATTATAAGTTATTTTTTTGCAATTCTACTATGTAGTTCACCATTCAATTTCTCTATTATAATACATCAAATTACCATGATTTTCAAGAAAACCTATCCTTTCCGTCAGGCTTACGTCCAGGAACTGCCTTCATATGTTTAGCGTTTATACTAAGGTTTTGATATTCTAGGTCTCATTGAAAAACATTTTATAGCTTAATGATTAGTGTAAAAACACCAAATGTGAAATTTTCATATGGTACCTGGTTTGAATTTTAATAATAATAGTGTAGAATATAATAAGATATCAAGAATCTTTTAATGAGGTGATACTGTGAGACAGGTTGGAGGAATAATTGCTGCTGCCAACAGATTTGTGGCTTATCCAATGAAAAAGGTTGGTTCAATTTCTTTAATTCAAAGAATAGTACTTACATATAAAAAAGCTGGTATATGGCCTATTGTAGTAATTACTGGCTTTGAAGATCCAGAAATAAAGTCAGCTCTTGCAAGGGAAGATGCTATTTTTATTATAAACAAGGATTATGAGAATCCTCCACTTATTGATTCCTACAAGATTGGACTTAAATATCTTCTAGGTAAGTGTGATAGAGTTATGTTAACACCTGTAAATGTGCCTATGTTTAATTATAAGACAGTGCTAAAAATGATTGAAATAAAGGATGAAATCATTATTCCATCATATAATATGCATGGTGGACATCCCCTGCTTATTGATAGTGTATATATTCCTGATATTCTTTCCTATGCTGGTGGGAATGGACTTAGGGGAGCCATTGATTCCTTGGGTGCTTCTATAACTTGGCTCAATGTGAATGATAGAGGAGTTACATGCTCAATTAATGATGAGGACGAAATAGAAGCACTTCTGCCGGCTCACAATGATAGTTTGTTTCAGCCTTCTTTAACTATAAATATAAGGAAAGAGAAGGTTTTTCTCGATTCTAGATTAAGACTTCTTCTTGAGCTTATAGACGACAATAATTCTGTTAATGGCGCTTGTAAAAGGATGTCTTTATCCTTAAGCAAAGCCTGGGATATGATTAATGAACTTGAAAAAAATCTTGGGTATGAAATAGTTTTAAGAAGGCAAGGAGGAGCAAGAGAAGGGAGAACAAGACTTAGCAATGAAGGTAGAGAGTTTATGGAGAATTATGACCAGTTCTATAGTGCGGTAACCAAGTATACTTGGGAGCAATTTAAAAAGTATTTTGAAGACAAAACATCCGATTATATATAATACAATGTATAAAATGCAAATTTTGTACATTGTATTTTTTCGTATACGTACTCTTTCAAATACTTTTTAAGAAGTATTTGAAACTTAGGAAATAATACCATATAATCGAACCAAGTAATATATGATAACGATATCATATAATTTAACTAAAAAGCACAGGATAAGGACCTTATATGATTTTATTATTCAGAAAATTAAGAAATATTATTTTATAATTTCTTGTAAAAAAAGAGATTTAAGAAATAAAGTCATGCAAATGCACTTGAAAACTTATTAAACATAAGGAGGGTATTATGAATAATATAGGAAATTCAGTTCTTAAGAAAGATCATTCAAAAAAGATATTAGGTGTGGCAAAATATGTGGCAGATGTTCCTACTGATGGCATTCTTCACGGTAAGTTTTTGAGATCAACAGTGGCTCATGCTAAAATAAAGAACATTACCTTGCCAGAATTACCAGATGGATACATGATAGTTAACAAGGACGATGTTCTTGGTGAAAATAAGGTTCATATAGTACTGGAGGATATGCCAGTATTTGCTATAGATACTGTGGAATACATTGGAGATCCAATTCTTATGGTGGTGGGACCGGATGAAAAAGTAACAGAGGAAATTGTATCAAAAATAGTAATTGATTACGAGGAACTTCCTTCTATACTGGATATGACTAAATCAGATATTGCATTTTTTGATTACCATCATGAAAAAGGTGATGTGGATGGGTGCTTTGAAAATGCTGACAAAGTGTATGATGAAATTTTAAATACAGGTTATGGTGAACAATTGTATCTAGAAACTAATGGAATGATTGCAGACTATCATGATGGTAAAATCACCGTTAGAGGATCCATGCAATGCCCATATTATGTTCTTACAGCGGTGAAACTTGCAACAGGGCTTGAAAAGGACAAGGTTCAGGTTCAGACGGATATTACAGGTGGAGCCTTCGGTGGAAAGGAAGATTATCCATCAATACTTGCATGTCAGGTGGCAGTAGCAAGTATGAAAGCTAAGAAACCAGTAAGGGTTATTTTTGATAGAAGAGAAGATATTACGTCAACTAGTAAGAGACATCCTTCAACTGCAAGATACAGGGCAGCTGTTAAAGATGGAAAAATTACAGCAATGGATATCGATATAATATATGACGCAGGTGCATATTCAACACTTTCGGCGGTAGTACTGCAACGCGGAACAATATGTGCTACTGGAGTTTACAATATTGAAAACCTTAGGGTTCACGGCAAGGCTAACAAAACAAATACAGTTCCTAAAGGAGCTTTCAGAGGATTTGGAGCACCACAGGTATTCTTTGACATGGATCTTTTTATGAACCACGTAGCAAAAGGTGAAGGAAGAAATAGCTTAGAATTTAAACAAGAACATATTGTAGCGCAGGGAGATGATACACCAACTAATGGAAAATTTCATTTCCACGTTCCACTTAAAGAGATGATTAAAGAAGTGGATATCCTTTGTGATTACAAGAAGAAAAAAGAACTTTATGACAAGCCGCAGTCTGGAAGATTTAGACGTGGAATAGGAATACAGCTGGCGTTCCATGGTGCAGGCTTCACAGGTTCAGGAGAAAGAGACTTAATAAAAGCAGTATTAAAAGTTAAAAAGTATAAAGATGGCACTGTGGAAATACTTACTTCCAATACCGATATGGGACAAGGGCTACAAACAACTTTTGCAAAAATAGCAGGTAAAGAGCTAGGGATTCCATTTGAGCAAATAA is from Clostridium estertheticum and encodes:
- a CDS encoding glycosyltransferase family 4 protein — its product is MKKILNIIAQKPDKTGSGIYLQALVKEADKKGYEQAVVAGISVKDEDVYFDVKKDITFYPVMFETKELPFPVVGMSDVMPYESTRYRDLSEDILEKWKSEFSLIIDKAVKEFKPDIIICHHTWIITALVKEMYPNRNIIAFCHGTDLRQLETFRKMDSQFSKNVVKYVIYNCKNLDVVIASQRHEKNLLINQYGINEKKVRVAGPGFNPDIFYMEENKDLSTNIKIVYAGKLSYSKGVPNLINAIKLLENYHKDIELYLVGSGVGDEAKEILKICRDHTYSFNIHVLGAIHQKELGHLFRSCDILVLPSFYEGLSLVLIEAMACGLKVVVTDLPGAREWMGSSINNSGIIEYSFLPRLKDIDIPVEEDIPKFERSLSSAINKQLENKLVISEELKNAVNKKSWKSSFEDIERSF
- a CDS encoding NTP transferase domain-containing protein codes for the protein MRQVGGIIAAANRFVAYPMKKVGSISLIQRIVLTYKKAGIWPIVVITGFEDPEIKSALAREDAIFIINKDYENPPLIDSYKIGLKYLLGKCDRVMLTPVNVPMFNYKTVLKMIEIKDEIIIPSYNMHGGHPLLIDSVYIPDILSYAGGNGLRGAIDSLGASITWLNVNDRGVTCSINDEDEIEALLPAHNDSLFQPSLTINIRKEKVFLDSRLRLLLELIDDNNSVNGACKRMSLSLSKAWDMINELEKNLGYEIVLRRQGGAREGRTRLSNEGREFMENYDQFYSAVTKYTWEQFKKYFEDKTSDYI
- a CDS encoding xanthine dehydrogenase family protein molybdopterin-binding subunit, which encodes MNNIGNSVLKKDHSKKILGVAKYVADVPTDGILHGKFLRSTVAHAKIKNITLPELPDGYMIVNKDDVLGENKVHIVLEDMPVFAIDTVEYIGDPILMVVGPDEKVTEEIVSKIVIDYEELPSILDMTKSDIAFFDYHHEKGDVDGCFENADKVYDEILNTGYGEQLYLETNGMIADYHDGKITVRGSMQCPYYVLTAVKLATGLEKDKVQVQTDITGGAFGGKEDYPSILACQVAVASMKAKKPVRVIFDRREDITSTSKRHPSTARYRAAVKDGKITAMDIDIIYDAGAYSTLSAVVLQRGTICATGVYNIENLRVHGKANKTNTVPKGAFRGFGAPQVFFDMDLFMNHVAKGEGRNSLEFKQEHIVAQGDDTPTNGKFHFHVPLKEMIKEVDILCDYKKKKELYDKPQSGRFRRGIGIQLAFHGAGFTGSGERDLIKAVLKVKKYKDGTVEILTSNTDMGQGLQTTFAKIAGKELGIPFEQIIVRNPDTDKVPDSGPTVASRSLMVVGELIRRATTRLKDEWKDGQEQIIEEHYKHPEFLIPFSLAEFRGDAYPTYSWSVQSVELEIDMLTGQHNVIGAYGSFDVGTPIDMNIVVGQMEGGMLQGIGYSSMEFMDHDSTGRIRNNSLSDYIIPTAMDVPVIKAQMHVNEYPYGPYGAKCAGELPNVGTAAAYIEAVEQILGKKVQHIPFTVEDTLRAISAKED